The Pleurodeles waltl isolate 20211129_DDA chromosome 7, aPleWal1.hap1.20221129, whole genome shotgun sequence genome includes a region encoding these proteins:
- the CD14 gene encoding monocyte differentiation antigen CD14, with the protein MSSILPVLVLLTIGTGLSSVEGDCVFNALQGFCRCSKINQNTLFSITSCISATIFEFRDEHFDGEVTFLPQYMRNLAHFLSLPLTRVTFANSALSEDFLVEFVRAAYVIHIKELVFENCTIVGSASWQAMVGSPPQLVSLQFKNVSSTHLSGRTTDISSLSNWMVKIKELTLVKSQVSHIPCNIGAHFQALFYLDLSNNPLQEKGISQTFCNGLYPTLEVLRLSSTHLTSLGEICKTLGQLENLTDLDLSHNDFSELSFSHAACAGLSSLRILNLSDTGMTCVNISFPSNIEILDLSWNRLQALDISLRHVKSVVLSNNALKAVPAPETFPILEVLSVDGNMINQIHKYQVQAFKHLRVLGAAQNPYLCSCSSLMEMKDLVKSELKMLGWPAGYICDTPDVHKGTPMNEVYLSAFDCHKPLLVGLICLLFLVVGIAGILCWVKTRCCLKPRPNDSGVGDQNLHLSHSG; encoded by the coding sequence ATGTCATCCATTCTGCCCGTGTTGGTGCTTCTGACCATTGGAACGGGTTTGTCCAGCGTGGAAGGTGACTGCGTATTTAACGCTCTCCAGGGTTTCTGCAGATGTTCGAAGATTAATCAAaatacattgttcagcattacctCCTGCATATCAGCCACTATTTTTGAGTTTCGGGACGAACATTTTGATGGAGAGGTGACCTTTTTGCCACAGTACATGAGAAATCTGGCACATTTCTTAAGCCTGCCTCTGACCAGGGTCACCTTTGCAAACAGCGCCCTGTCAGAGGACTTCTTGGTAGAATTTGTGAGGGCAGCCTATGTCATTCATATTAAGGAGCTGGTGTTTGAGAATTGTACCATTGTCGGCAGTGCTAGCTGGCAAGCCATGGTGGGCTCACCTCCACAGCTGGTCTCATTGCAGTTCAAGAACGTGTCTTCCACGCACTTGTCCGGAAGGACCACCGATATTTCTAGCCTGAGCAACTGGATGGTGAAGATTAAAGAGCTCACTCTTGTCAAGTCCCAAGTAAGTCACATTCCATGTAACATCGGCGCACACTTCCAAGCCCTGTTTTACCTCGATTTGTCTAACAACCCACTACAGGAAAAAGGAATCTCGCAAACCTTTTGCAATGGGCTTTATCCCACACTTGAAGTGCTACGACTCAGTAGTACCCATCTGACGTCTCTTGGAGAAATATGCAAAACACTTGGTCAGCTGGAAAATTTAACAGACTTAGATCTAAGTCACAACGACTTTTCAGAACTCAGCTTCTCCCACGCTGCCTGTGCGGGACTCTCTTCTCTTCGCATCCTGAACCTGTCGGACACAGGGATGACATGTGTGAACATCTCCTTTCCATCAAATATCGAGATACTAGATTTGAGCTGGAACAGGCTTCAAGCTCTGGACATTTCTCTGCGCCATGTGAAGAGCGTAGTTCTCTCCAACAATGCACTGAAAGCTGTGCCCGCTCCTGAGACCTTTCCAATTTTAGAAGTACTCTCTGTGGATGGAAATATGATTAACCAGATTCATAAGTACCAGGTACAGGCTTTCAAACACTTGAGGGTCCTTGGTGCTGCTCAAAACCCTTACCTTTGCTCCTGTTCTTCTCTTATGGAGATGAAGGACTTAGTGAAGTCAGAGCTCAAGATGTTGGGATGGCCAGCTGGCTACATCTGTGACACTCCTGATGTACACAAGGGGACCCCCATGAATGAAGTTTATCTTTCAGCATTTGACTGCCACAAGCCCCTCCTGGTGGGCTTGATTTGCCTCTTGTTCCTTGTGGTCGGAATTGCTGGGATTCTTTGCTGGGTCAAGACTCGCTGCTGTCTAAAACCCCGTCCCAACGATTCAGGTGTTGGTGACCAGaatttacatttatctcacagtggGTGA